A stretch of DNA from Amylolactobacillus amylophilus DSM 20533 = JCM 1125:
TTTCTTATTTTCTCAACATTGGGTATTATTCGAAAATCTTGAATGTGTCCTCAAAAGGCAGGAATTCTTTCTTACCTGAGTCTGGACCTTCAATAGAGCCAAAGACCATTTGCCCTCTTAAATCCCAGTTTTCTGGGATAGCAAATTCCTTAGCAACTTGCTCATCAATCAACGGGTTGTAATGTTGCAAGTTTGCTCCAATATTATTCTCGCGTAGCGCAGTCCAGAGTAGTTGTTGGAAACCACCCAAGCCCTGTTCAGCCCAGTCATGGAAGTTATCCTTATATAGTGTGAACTGCTCCTCTAGTTGTTTTACAACAGCTTGGTCACGGAATAAGAGCACTGTTCCTGCTGCGGCCTTGAAGCCAGCAATCTTCGCAGACGTAGCCTTCATTGCTTCCTCAGTTGGGACTTCCGGACGAAGCCTTTCAAGTGTTAGGTCCCAAAGCTTAACGTGGTGTTCGCCGAATAGTACAACAGCTCTGACAGTTTGACTGTGAAAAGCAGTTGGTGATGCAATCATGGCATTCTGAACTAGCTCGCTAATTTCTTCATGAGAAAGTGTGATATCCTTACCAAGTTGGTAGATTGTTCTTCTTTCTTTTGCAATATCAATTGATTTTTGATTAACCATTTCTTACCTCGCTTATATTAAGTTGATAAATAAATGTTATCATCTTACTTTTCGTAAGTAAAGAAATATTATTCAAAATTACCAAAATTTGTTTGATTGGTTTAAAATGAACTACATGAATGGAGGATTTATCGAAATGAAAATTGCCGTTGTTGCTGACAGTGCATCATATCTTACTAAAGAACAAGAGAAACAATATGGGATTTCAGTAATTCCTATTCCGATAATCTGGAATAATAAAACATACCGTGACATGATTGATATCACCAGTGAGGAGTTCTATCGGCGCCTTTACAGTGAACAAGAATTACCAACAACCTCCACCCCATCGATGGGCGAGGTCCAAAAGCTGATGGACCAACTAGTTCAAGAAGAATACACAGATGTAATCTTTGTGACTATCTCAAGTGGTCTTTCAAGTTTTTATCCTAGTCTGGTTGCCTATGCAGAAACCGAAAAAAGAATTAATATCCATGCATTTGATTCGAAAGTAACATGTGCCGGCTCTGCCAATATGGCAATGCTTGCGGCTAAGCTAGTTGCAGCGGGCAAGTCAGTGCCAGAAATCATCAGTAGCTTAAGTGATTTACGTGCTACAACACATGTCCGCTTTATGGTTGATGATCTGAGCCACCTGAAGCGGACGGGCCGACTATCAAATGCTGCTAGCTTCGTCGCCGGTATGCTCAAAATAAAACCAATTCTTGGCATGGATGTCCAAGAAGAGGGAAAGATCTCCGCGATTGGGAAGGAACGCCAAGCTAAAAAAGCGTTTGAGCATATTAAACGTGACTTCGCTGCAGCCATTGCAGATGTTGACTACCCTGTCCAGGTAACGTTCTTCGACGCAGCTGCACCGGAACTTAAGGCCGAATGGATGGCTGATTTCAAGCAGAGTTTTCCAAATGTCCGGATTCTCTCGAGTATTATCGGTCCGGTCGTTGGTGTACATGTGGGTCAAGGATGTATCGCTTTAATTTGGAGTAAAGATATTCAAGGTTTTGCTTGATAATGAAACGCTTTCATGTAAATATGTAAGTTGTACAAATTATATATTGTAAGGAGATACATCTATGTATTATGTAATAATGAAATCCGACGATATTGGTATGAATTTGGCAACTGAACAATATCTCATGAATGAAAAATCTTTTGATGAGCCGCTCTTGCTTTTCTACATTGAGAAACCTTCGATTATTGTAGGCCGGAACCAGAACACCTACGAAGAAGTCAATGCGGACTACGTCGAGCAGAATAATATTACAGTAACACGCCGTTTGAGTGGTGGTGGCGCTGTTTACCATGATTTAGGTAACTTGTGCTTCAGCTTCGTGGTCAACAACTCAACCGATGCTTTTGGCAACTTTAAGAAGTATACCCAACCCGTGATTGATGCCCTGCATAAACTTGGTGCAGCAAGCGCCGAGGGCGGTGGTCGTAATGATTTGCTCGTTGATGGTAAGAAATTCTCTGGGAATGCGATGTACTCGAAAAACGGTAAGACGTTCTCACACGGCACCCTATCCTGGGACGTGGACTTAGATGTGCTGACAAAGGCTTTGAATGTTCCGGCCGATAAGATTGCCTCAAAGGGAATTAAATCAATTAGACAACGTGTAACAAACATCAAACCCTACGTTGATCCACAGTACCAGAACCTCACTACGGAAGAATTTAGGGATGTGCTACTTCTAACCATGTTCGATGCAGCAGACGTTGCTGAGATTAGGAGTCACGAATACGTTGTGACGCCTGAGGATCAGGTTGAAATTGACAAGATTGTCAAGGAATACTACCACAACTGGGATTGGGTCTATGGTAAGAATCCTGAATTTAGTATCCAGAAGCGGCAACACTTCTCCATGGGAACAATTGATGCCAGAATTAACAGTAATGCCGGTAAGATTACCGAGATTAAGTTTTACGGTGACTTCTTTGGTACGGAACCAGTCCAGTCACTCGCGGATATTCTGACGGGAGTTAATTTCGATCGTGCTGGGATCACCGCAGCATTGGCTGATGTCAACCTTGGTCAGTATTTCAACGGCATTGACAAAGAAGAGTTCATCGATTTGCTTGTTAAATAATATCTTGGTTAAACGGCTTTTTAGCCCGAACCAGAGTTGGAAGTTAAAATGCTAGTAGATACACAAGAGTTAAACGACAAAAAAATATATTTCTACGAAGATATCACAGCAAGTGATATTAAGGAACTCCACAGAAAGAACCGCCTGAGCTACGAGATGTTAGGCTATGTTAGCGATGAGCGTGAGCGCGCCCGAGCAGAGTATGATGAGCAGCATGATACATGGCTGCTCATTTATAATGTGCCAGTTCGTTCAGCTGACCAATTTGTGCCGCCAATCGGTATTATTTTGCAACAGTATGCGATCTTCGTTTTTTTAACCACAAAAACCGGCTTCGTTCGGGAGGACTTTGTCTCGGTGTTGAATAACGATCCAAATGATGAAACGATGGATAACCTGCAGGAGACAAATAGCTTCTGGGTTCTCATCTTTGACGTCCTCTACCTCATCACGACACGCTTCTTTGATTTAATTAACGAGGCTAATAATGAGCGTAATCAGCTAGAAGAAAAGATGCAGAATAGAACGAGTAACGACAGTATTATCAAGTTGGCCAAGATTTCCAAGAATTTCGTGGTAATCTTAACGCACATCAACGCAAATGTGATGGCGCTTGACTCGCTTAAACTCTATGAGCACCGCTTGTCCACTAACCTCAAATTCACGCCGGACGAATCAGAACACCTCAATGATGTGTTGGTCGAAGCTAAGCAGAGTCAGGAAATGGTCCAGCTCTACTCCAGTATCACCGACAAACTCACGAACAATTACAATAACCTGATCAATAATAACCTGAATAATGTGATGAAGTTTCTGACCATCTATTCGATTGTGCTCACTGTTCCAACGATAATTACGGGTTTCTATGGCATGAATGTGAAACTACCGTTTGCCGATTCCCCGTTCGCCTGGATAATCACTATTCTAATCACCATCTTTTTCTCACTTCTTGTCTGGCAAATATTGAAGAAGAATAATCTGATGTAACTTGCACTAAATAATAAAATCTCCGCGATTGATGTAAAGTCAATCGCGGAGATTTTTTAATATCGCGCGTTTTATAATCAAGTTAGCCAATTAGATCCAGCTAATTAATAACTTAACTTTACGCTGCCTCACGCTAGCTGGCAATATCGTTTTAATATTTCTGCAAGTATTGCACCAATAAATCAATCCCTGCTTGGCAGCTCTGCGTCATTACTGACTCAGGTTCACCAGGAAAATAATACGTTTTGGCTAACGTCGTTTCCGGATTAGCTAAGCCGATACAAACAGTCCCCACCATTACGCCCTCCAATTTATCAGGACCGGCCACGCCGGTAAATGCTAACGCAAAATCAGTACCGGCAATTTTGCGCGCTTGTTGGGCCATGCTTTTAGCAACTTCAGGACTGACGACGCCATATTTTGCGATCAAAGCGGCCGGCACGCCGAGTAGCTTGGTTTTAGCCGTGGTGGCGTAGGTGATGAAACCGCCTGGATAAATTTGACTAGCCTGTGGTGTGGCGGCTAATTGGCTTTGAAAGGTCCCGCTAGTTAAGCTCTCGGCGCTGGTCAATGTCAGTTTGCGTTTAGCTAAATATTTTGCTAGTGTCGGTATATCCATATTGCATTCCTCCTCTACTCTACAGCAGTGAATAATTTTGGTACCGAAAGTTTCCGCTGTTCCGAACGATACGACTTGGACTTGCTTAACTTCGATATTAGTTCCAATCGACATCGGGAAATAAGTTCTGCTTAACTAACATCCGATACTTGCTAATAGCGTTGTTAAAAACAAGTGACAGTAGCCATCATATTACTTGAAAATATGTCTTATTCTTATAGTGTAGCAAAGCTGCGTACTTAACTAAAGTAATATACCTATCGTTTAAGCCGTTGATTTTACCATTTATCAGCAATAAACAACCACCTAGTTAAAAGCGCTTTAATCTAGTTACACTTATGTATATTAGCATATAGAAAAGCGTCTCACAGGAGGTCCCAAACGTGAAAGTTACGATTGTACTTGATGGCACAGCACAACCACCTTTTGCTGTCCCCACCCTTACCGCTCTTCAGAACGAGGCACAAATGAGGCGCATAATCGAATGATCCGTCGTGATGTGCCTAAGGGCCTGTCCATGGATACTTTAGGCCCTAGTGATATCCAAGCAGTGGAAGCCAAGCTAAACAACTTACCACGCCGGCAGTCAGGTTACCAAACCCCAAAAGAGCTTTTCTCCGCTGCCGCTGGCTAAAGATTGAATCTTTAAAATATGAATATCAATGAAAATACTGTC
This window harbors:
- a CDS encoding nitroreductase family protein — encoded protein: MVNQKSIDIAKERRTIYQLGKDITLSHEEISELVQNAMIASPTAFHSQTVRAVVLFGEHHVKLWDLTLERLRPEVPTEEAMKATSAKIAGFKAAAGTVLLFRDQAVVKQLEEQFTLYKDNFHDWAEQGLGGFQQLLWTALRENNIGANLQHYNPLIDEQVAKEFAIPENWDLRGQMVFGSIEGPDSGKKEFLPFEDTFKIFE
- a CDS encoding DegV family protein; protein product: MKIAVVADSASYLTKEQEKQYGISVIPIPIIWNNKTYRDMIDITSEEFYRRLYSEQELPTTSTPSMGEVQKLMDQLVQEEYTDVIFVTISSGLSSFYPSLVAYAETEKRINIHAFDSKVTCAGSANMAMLAAKLVAAGKSVPEIISSLSDLRATTHVRFMVDDLSHLKRTGRLSNAASFVAGMLKIKPILGMDVQEEGKISAIGKERQAKKAFEHIKRDFAAAIADVDYPVQVTFFDAAAPELKAEWMADFKQSFPNVRILSSIIGPVVGVHVGQGCIALIWSKDIQGFA
- a CDS encoding lipoate--protein ligase, with the translated sequence MYYVIMKSDDIGMNLATEQYLMNEKSFDEPLLLFYIEKPSIIVGRNQNTYEEVNADYVEQNNITVTRRLSGGGAVYHDLGNLCFSFVVNNSTDAFGNFKKYTQPVIDALHKLGAASAEGGGRNDLLVDGKKFSGNAMYSKNGKTFSHGTLSWDVDLDVLTKALNVPADKIASKGIKSIRQRVTNIKPYVDPQYQNLTTEEFRDVLLLTMFDAADVAEIRSHEYVVTPEDQVEIDKIVKEYYHNWDWVYGKNPEFSIQKRQHFSMGTIDARINSNAGKITEIKFYGDFFGTEPVQSLADILTGVNFDRAGITAALADVNLGQYFNGIDKEEFIDLLVK
- a CDS encoding magnesium transporter CorA family protein, whose amino-acid sequence is MLVDTQELNDKKIYFYEDITASDIKELHRKNRLSYEMLGYVSDERERARAEYDEQHDTWLLIYNVPVRSADQFVPPIGIILQQYAIFVFLTTKTGFVREDFVSVLNNDPNDETMDNLQETNSFWVLIFDVLYLITTRFFDLINEANNERNQLEEKMQNRTSNDSIIKLAKISKNFVVILTHINANVMALDSLKLYEHRLSTNLKFTPDESEHLNDVLVEAKQSQEMVQLYSSITDKLTNNYNNLINNNLNNVMKFLTIYSIVLTVPTIITGFYGMNVKLPFADSPFAWIITILITIFFSLLVWQILKKNNLM
- a CDS encoding CinA family protein → MDIPTLAKYLAKRKLTLTSAESLTSGTFQSQLAATPQASQIYPGGFITYATTAKTKLLGVPAALIAKYGVVSPEVAKSMAQQARKIAGTDFALAFTGVAGPDKLEGVMVGTVCIGLANPETTLAKTYYFPGEPESVMTQSCQAGIDLLVQYLQKY